One genomic segment of Amycolatopsis sp. Hca4 includes these proteins:
- a CDS encoding long-chain fatty acid--CoA ligase → MLSTMQDGQLSLANLLRHGTSVHSASEVITWTGSEARRETYGDLGRHAARLANALRSLGVTGDQRVGTFMWNNAEHMAAYLAVPAMGAVLHTLNIRLFPEQLTFVANHAEDQVVIVDGTLVPLLAKQLPEFKTVRHVIVANGDAAALQAPDGIQVHAYAELLAGQPDTFDWPDVDERSAAAMCYTSGTTGDPKGVAYSHRSIWLHSMQVCMSDSMNLAQSDKALAIVPMFHAMAWGLPYAALMVGASLLMPDRFLQPAPIAAMLAAEKPTFAGAVPTVWQGLLAHLEANPQDISHLREVVVGGSAVPPSLMHAFQEKHNVSILHAWGMTETSPLGSVARPPAAATGDEIWKYRYTQGRFPASVRARLIDDDGAVLPWDNDAVGELEVQGPWIAASYYGGSDVDPDKFHDGWLRTGDVGKISADGYLTLTDRAKDVIKSGGEWISSVDLENQVMGHPAVAEAAVVGIPDEKWDERPLVAVVLKEGQSVTPAELRDYLSDKVAKWQLPENWTFVDEVPKTSVGKFDKKRIRASYSEGKLDIAQL, encoded by the coding sequence CCGGCGCGAGACCTACGGCGACCTGGGCAGGCACGCCGCCCGGCTGGCGAACGCCCTCCGCAGCCTCGGCGTGACCGGCGACCAGCGCGTCGGCACGTTCATGTGGAACAACGCCGAGCACATGGCCGCCTACCTGGCCGTCCCGGCCATGGGCGCCGTGCTGCACACCCTGAACATCCGCCTGTTCCCGGAGCAGCTGACGTTCGTCGCCAACCACGCCGAGGACCAGGTCGTCATCGTCGACGGCACGCTGGTCCCGCTGCTGGCCAAGCAGCTGCCGGAGTTCAAGACCGTCCGGCACGTCATCGTGGCCAACGGCGACGCGGCGGCGCTGCAGGCCCCGGACGGCATCCAGGTGCACGCCTACGCCGAACTGCTGGCCGGGCAGCCGGACACCTTCGACTGGCCGGACGTGGACGAGCGCTCGGCCGCCGCGATGTGTTACACGTCGGGCACCACCGGTGACCCCAAGGGCGTCGCCTATTCACACCGGTCGATCTGGCTGCACTCGATGCAGGTCTGCATGAGCGACAGCATGAACCTCGCGCAGAGCGACAAGGCACTGGCCATCGTGCCGATGTTCCACGCGATGGCGTGGGGCCTGCCGTACGCGGCGCTGATGGTCGGCGCGTCACTGCTGATGCCGGACCGCTTCCTCCAGCCGGCGCCGATCGCGGCCATGCTGGCCGCCGAGAAGCCGACGTTCGCCGGCGCGGTCCCGACCGTCTGGCAGGGCCTGCTCGCCCACCTCGAAGCGAACCCGCAGGACATCTCCCACCTGCGCGAAGTCGTCGTCGGCGGGTCGGCGGTGCCGCCGTCGCTGATGCACGCGTTCCAGGAGAAGCACAACGTCTCGATCCTGCACGCCTGGGGCATGACCGAGACGTCGCCGCTGGGCAGCGTCGCCCGGCCGCCAGCGGCCGCGACCGGCGACGAGATCTGGAAGTACCGCTACACGCAGGGCCGCTTCCCGGCGTCCGTGCGGGCCCGGCTGATCGACGACGACGGCGCGGTCCTGCCCTGGGACAACGACGCCGTCGGCGAGCTCGAGGTCCAGGGCCCGTGGATCGCGGCGTCCTACTACGGCGGCTCGGATGTCGACCCGGACAAGTTCCACGACGGCTGGCTCCGCACCGGCGACGTCGGCAAGATCAGCGCCGACGGCTACCTGACCCTGACCGACCGCGCGAAGGACGTCATCAAGTCCGGCGGCGAGTGGATCTCCTCGGTCGACCTGGAGAACCAGGTGATGGGCCACCCCGCGGTGGCCGAGGCCGCGGTCGTCGGCATCCCGGACGAGAAGTGGGACGAGCGGCCGCTGGTCGCCGTCGTGCTCAAGGAAGGCCAGAGCGTCACGCCGGCCGAGCTGCGCGACTACCTGAGCGACAAGGTCGCGAAGTGGCAGCTGCCGGAGAACTGGACGTTCGTGGACGAAGTCCCCAAGACCAGCGTCGGCAAGTTCGACAAGAAGCGCATCCGCGCGTCCTACTCAGAGGGAAAGCTCGACATCGCCCAGCTCTAA